One part of the Tunicatimonas pelagia genome encodes these proteins:
- a CDS encoding efflux RND transporter periplasmic adaptor subunit, producing MRKSIQGLLIAVVSVALASTSCTEKAQIITTEEIQNLPVTQILMRDTTLHREYVADIQAIQNVELRARVPGFLERIYVDEGQEVKKGQLLFKINDEEYKAELAKAKANMQNTIAEAKAVELEVDRLRVLVDKNVISKTELDVAQARLEAVNARIAEARSAETNATMRVSYTSIRAPFDGIIDRIPLKTGSLIEHGTLLTTASDISNVFAYFYVSESEYLQYMKMRGNAEANSNEVHLILADGSPYPHMGKIETMEGEFKASTGSIAFRARFPNPEKILKHRATGRISLSSTIENAVIVPQKSVFEIQDKNYVFLVDSLNQVKMKNFVPKTRFSHYYIVESGLKPGDRIVFEGIQNLQEGMQIEPQHVGLDSIIAMTRQEAEVL from the coding sequence ATGAGAAAATCCATCCAGGGTCTGCTAATTGCGGTAGTATCAGTTGCGCTAGCTTCTACTAGCTGTACCGAAAAAGCTCAAATCATCACGACTGAAGAGATTCAAAATCTGCCTGTCACCCAAATTTTGATGCGAGATACTACGCTACATCGGGAGTACGTAGCTGATATCCAAGCTATTCAGAATGTTGAGCTACGAGCGCGAGTTCCCGGATTTTTAGAAAGAATCTACGTAGATGAAGGGCAAGAGGTGAAGAAAGGGCAATTACTTTTTAAAATTAATGATGAAGAGTACAAAGCTGAGCTGGCGAAGGCGAAGGCGAACATGCAAAATACCATTGCTGAAGCCAAAGCCGTAGAGCTAGAAGTTGATCGGCTACGTGTGTTAGTTGATAAAAATGTAATCTCTAAAACCGAACTTGATGTGGCTCAGGCTCGGCTAGAAGCCGTAAATGCGCGTATTGCCGAGGCTCGCTCAGCCGAAACTAACGCTACCATGCGAGTATCCTACACCAGTATTCGGGCACCCTTCGACGGCATTATTGACCGCATACCACTCAAAACGGGGAGCTTAATCGAACACGGCACACTGCTCACTACGGCATCAGATATTAGTAATGTGTTTGCTTACTTTTACGTATCGGAGAGTGAGTACCTCCAGTATATGAAAATGCGCGGTAATGCTGAAGCTAACTCTAACGAAGTACATCTCATTTTGGCCGACGGATCACCCTATCCGCACATGGGAAAAATAGAAACAATGGAAGGAGAGTTTAAAGCCAGCACAGGTTCTATTGCGTTCCGGGCGCGCTTCCCTAATCCTGAAAAAATTCTGAAGCACCGAGCTACCGGACGTATTAGTCTTTCCAGCACCATTGAAAATGCAGTAATCGTTCCGCAAAAATCAGTCTTCGAGATTCAGGATAAAAATTACGTGTTTTTAGTAGATTCACTCAATCAGGTAAAAATGAAAAACTTCGTTCCTAAGACGCGGTTTTCTCACTACTACATTGTGGAATCAGGGTTGAAGCCGGGTGACCGGATTGTGTTTGAAGGCATTCAAAATTTACAGGAGGGCATGCAAATTGAACCCCAGCACGTTGGGCTGGATAGCATTATTGCCATGACCCGACAAGAAGCAGAAGTATTATAA
- a CDS encoding single-stranded DNA-binding protein, which produces MNALKNHVQLIGNLGQDPEIKELESGKKLAKFSIATTESYKNKNGEIVNDTQWHSIVAWDSLAGIAEKYLHKGKQVALAGKLTHRNYEDKDGIKRYVTEIVANDLLMLGKRETATAGDELPF; this is translated from the coding sequence ATGAACGCACTTAAAAATCACGTACAACTTATTGGTAACTTAGGTCAAGATCCTGAAATTAAAGAACTAGAAAGTGGTAAGAAATTAGCTAAATTCTCTATTGCCACTACTGAATCGTACAAAAATAAAAATGGTGAAATTGTAAACGACACCCAGTGGCACTCAATTGTAGCTTGGGATAGTTTAGCCGGAATTGCCGAGAAATACTTGCACAAAGGTAAGCAAGTAGCCCTCGCCGGAAAACTCACTCACCGTAACTACGAAGACAAAGACGGTATTAAACGTTACGTAACCGAGATTGTGGCCAATGATCTACTGATGCTCGGCAAGCGGGAAACCGCCACAGCGGGAGATGAATTACCATTTTAA
- a CDS encoding efflux RND transporter permease subunit — MFNIFIRRPVLSLVISLFITLLGALSFFTLPVELFPEIAPPSVKVRAKFRGANAEVVSNTVATPLEKVINGVPGMTYMTSVSSNRGTNIVKIFFEEGIDPDLAAVEVQNRVSTVVNDLPDDVIKAGVTTEKSVEGLLMYINILSDDETLDEKFIYNFADLNVLQELRRVEGVGFAEIMSTKDYSMRIWLKPDRMTAYEVSTEEIVTAIQSQNIEAAPGLTGISNDKAPQVLQYVLRYTGKFSEPKQYEQLVIRAGDDGSILRLKDVADVELGNLNYGRIARTDGQPSASIMIIQQPGSNAREVIQLVKDKLASLEGSTFPPGMKYKITYDVSRFLDASINEVVRTLVEAFILVFLVVFIFLQDFRSTLIPALAVPVALIGTLFFIEQLGFSINLLTLFALVLAIGIVVDNAIVVVEAVHAKMEEEDMGPREATFAAMKEISGAIISITLVMSAVFVPVAFMSGPVGIFYRQFSLTLAIAIVISGINAVTLTPALCAIMLRNNHGKVKKGPIQWFFRKFNKGYNSFANGYRNSITFLAGRRMITVVVMLGFFAATWGVSKVLPTGFIPTEDQSMIYVNVTTPAGATVERTKTVLEDVQHTANSISAISSVSTLAGYSLTNGLSGASYGMGMVNLKSWEEREETIQEIVAQLEEKTKFITDAKVDFFLPPTVPGFGNSSGFQMKVLDRTGGGNLPRMEQVTLSFIDKLIAAPEIANAYTDFDPNFPQYLVRVDQDMAAKKGITIDRAMRTMQTLIGGIYVSDFVRFGQMYDVMIQASPEYRTKPEDLLKLNIKNNKGEMVPYSTFISMERVYGPEQLTRFNMYTSATVKGGAAPGYSSGDVVAAINRIAAEELPRGYVHDWYGMTREEVGAGDQSLYIFAICLLFVYLLLAAQYESFLLPLPVILSLPLGVFGAFISLYLLDLQNNIYAQVALIMLIGLLGKNAILIIEFAIQRRDAGYSVLRAAVEGSVARLRPILMTSFAFICGLIPLCLATGAGALGNRSIGTAAAGGMLIGTIFGVFIIPGLYVLFASFISDKKKEKTHQPESKSQPEPEMDMTLSSN, encoded by the coding sequence ATGTTCAACATCTTCATTCGTCGGCCGGTACTCTCACTGGTTATCTCTCTGTTCATTACCTTATTGGGAGCTCTCTCATTTTTCACCCTACCGGTTGAACTTTTTCCTGAAATTGCGCCACCTTCAGTGAAGGTACGGGCTAAGTTTCGGGGAGCCAATGCTGAAGTGGTTTCCAACACCGTGGCTACTCCGCTAGAGAAAGTAATTAATGGAGTGCCGGGCATGACCTATATGACCTCCGTTTCCAGTAATCGAGGCACCAACATCGTTAAAATATTCTTTGAGGAAGGTATTGATCCTGACTTGGCCGCCGTAGAGGTACAAAATCGGGTATCTACTGTGGTAAACGACTTGCCCGATGATGTAATCAAAGCTGGAGTTACTACCGAGAAGTCAGTAGAAGGCCTCCTAATGTACATCAATATTTTGAGTGATGATGAGACGCTAGATGAAAAGTTTATCTACAACTTTGCCGACCTGAATGTACTGCAAGAGCTAAGGCGGGTAGAAGGAGTAGGCTTTGCCGAGATTATGAGTACGAAGGATTACTCCATGCGTATCTGGCTGAAACCTGACCGGATGACGGCCTACGAAGTATCTACCGAAGAAATTGTTACCGCTATTCAGAGCCAAAATATTGAAGCAGCCCCCGGCCTCACTGGAATTAGTAATGATAAAGCTCCGCAAGTGCTCCAGTACGTACTGCGCTATACCGGAAAGTTCTCAGAACCTAAGCAGTATGAGCAACTTGTAATCCGCGCGGGAGACGATGGTTCCATTCTGCGTCTGAAAGATGTAGCCGATGTAGAGCTCGGAAATCTAAATTACGGCAGAATTGCTCGTACCGATGGTCAGCCCTCCGCCTCTATTATGATTATTCAGCAGCCGGGTTCTAACGCGCGCGAGGTTATTCAATTGGTAAAAGACAAGCTAGCCAGCCTTGAGGGTAGCACATTCCCGCCAGGGATGAAGTATAAAATTACCTACGACGTATCTCGCTTCCTGGATGCATCCATTAACGAGGTAGTTCGTACGCTGGTAGAAGCATTTATTCTGGTATTCTTAGTGGTGTTTATCTTCCTTCAAGATTTTCGCTCTACGCTAATTCCAGCTCTGGCTGTGCCAGTAGCACTAATCGGAACACTTTTCTTTATTGAACAGCTAGGCTTCTCTATTAATCTGCTAACACTGTTCGCCCTAGTGCTGGCTATCGGTATTGTGGTGGATAATGCTATTGTGGTGGTAGAGGCGGTTCACGCTAAAATGGAGGAGGAAGATATGGGGCCGCGCGAAGCTACCTTCGCGGCTATGAAAGAAATTAGTGGGGCTATCATTTCCATTACACTCGTAATGTCGGCAGTGTTTGTGCCAGTTGCTTTTATGTCGGGACCAGTAGGTATTTTCTATCGTCAGTTTTCACTTACACTGGCTATTGCTATCGTAATTTCCGGTATCAATGCAGTCACCCTAACCCCGGCACTCTGTGCAATTATGCTCAGAAATAATCATGGCAAGGTGAAGAAGGGGCCAATACAGTGGTTTTTCCGAAAGTTTAATAAGGGCTACAACTCCTTTGCCAATGGCTACCGAAACAGTATAACTTTTCTGGCCGGACGACGGATGATTACTGTAGTGGTGATGCTCGGCTTTTTTGCTGCTACCTGGGGAGTGAGTAAAGTACTACCTACGGGTTTCATTCCGACTGAAGATCAGAGTATGATCTACGTAAACGTAACCACCCCAGCCGGAGCTACCGTAGAACGTACGAAAACCGTGCTGGAAGATGTACAGCACACCGCTAACAGCATCAGTGCCATAAGTTCTGTATCTACGCTGGCTGGCTACAGTCTCACCAACGGCCTATCGGGAGCTTCCTACGGAATGGGAATGGTCAACCTAAAATCTTGGGAAGAGCGGGAAGAAACCATTCAGGAAATAGTAGCGCAACTAGAAGAAAAAACCAAATTCATCACCGATGCCAAGGTTGATTTCTTTCTTCCACCTACGGTACCGGGCTTTGGTAACTCCAGCGGATTTCAGATGAAGGTACTGGACCGCACGGGTGGGGGAAACTTACCCCGTATGGAGCAGGTCACGCTAAGCTTCATTGATAAACTAATTGCTGCCCCAGAAATTGCGAATGCCTATACTGATTTTGACCCTAACTTTCCTCAGTATCTGGTGCGAGTAGATCAGGATATGGCTGCCAAGAAAGGAATTACCATTGACCGAGCCATGCGAACCATGCAGACACTTATTGGTGGAATCTATGTTTCGGACTTTGTGCGCTTCGGGCAAATGTATGATGTGATGATTCAGGCTTCACCCGAATACCGAACTAAGCCGGAGGACTTACTGAAGCTCAACATCAAGAATAATAAGGGGGAGATGGTACCCTACTCTACATTCATTTCTATGGAAAGAGTGTACGGGCCCGAGCAACTTACTCGCTTCAACATGTATACTTCAGCTACCGTAAAGGGCGGGGCTGCACCCGGCTACAGTAGCGGCGATGTGGTTGCCGCTATTAATCGGATAGCCGCTGAAGAACTACCCAGGGGTTATGTGCACGACTGGTACGGCATGACCCGGGAGGAAGTAGGAGCTGGCGATCAATCACTGTATATCTTTGCCATTTGTTTACTCTTTGTCTACCTGCTACTAGCAGCTCAGTACGAGAGCTTTTTGCTACCGCTACCCGTGATCTTATCATTGCCTCTGGGTGTTTTCGGAGCATTTATTTCGCTCTATTTGCTTGACTTGCAAAACAATATCTACGCTCAAGTAGCCCTTATTATGCTAATCGGCCTGCTGGGCAAAAATGCTATTCTAATTATTGAATTTGCTATCCAGCGTCGTGATGCCGGATACTCAGTACTACGAGCCGCCGTAGAAGGTTCTGTAGCGCGTTTACGCCCCATTCTGATGACCTCATTTGCCTTTATCTGTGGTCTGATTCCGCTCTGTTTGGCTACAGGTGCCGGTGCATTAGGCAACCGCTCTATTGGTACCGCTGCGGCCGGAGGTATGCTGATCGGTACAATTTTTGGCGTATTTATTATCCCCGGTCTCTACGTACTGTTTGCTTCATTTATTTCTGACAAGAAGAAAGAGAAAACTCACCAACCGGAGTCTAAATCTCAGCCTGAGCCTGAGATGGATATGACTCTATCCAGCAATTAA
- a CDS encoding DNA alkylation repair protein yields the protein MNPEIPNRKGARKVDDIPDEVLELLNKGEIETANLTEWLAIDQVALITETFPSIGLEEMVQPLQEKLARQKKPSTMNSVKLVGEEVYEVSAKTNQTEVIFQNLLQHPSDTVRCYAPYLITLNNAYSIEEKLKRIKPLVADKHFGVREVVWIAARPFVDQELAKSIQVLSGWTSSGDENVRRFTSEATRPRGVWCKHIESLKENHKQGLPILEPLKSDPAKYVQDSVGNWLNDASKSRPAFVAQLCDRWKAESPTQATQKIIKRARRTIDKK from the coding sequence ATGAACCCAGAAATCCCAAACCGAAAAGGAGCTAGAAAGGTAGATGACATTCCTGATGAGGTGTTAGAGCTACTGAATAAAGGTGAAATAGAAACCGCGAACCTGACGGAATGGCTAGCGATTGACCAAGTTGCGCTTATTACTGAAACATTTCCCTCGATAGGACTGGAAGAAATGGTGCAACCGTTACAAGAAAAATTAGCTCGTCAGAAAAAGCCCTCTACCATGAATTCGGTGAAACTAGTTGGGGAAGAGGTATACGAGGTATCTGCTAAGACCAATCAGACCGAAGTGATCTTCCAAAATTTATTGCAGCACCCATCCGACACCGTGCGCTGTTACGCTCCCTACTTAATCACGCTGAACAATGCTTACTCGATAGAAGAAAAACTCAAGCGAATAAAACCGCTGGTGGCTGATAAGCACTTTGGGGTGAGAGAAGTGGTGTGGATAGCAGCTCGGCCTTTTGTAGACCAGGAGTTAGCGAAATCTATCCAAGTGCTGAGTGGTTGGACGAGTAGTGGAGACGAAAATGTGAGAAGGTTTACTTCGGAAGCAACTCGTCCTCGGGGAGTTTGGTGCAAGCATATTGAGAGCTTAAAAGAAAACCACAAGCAAGGATTACCGATTCTGGAACCATTAAAATCTGACCCGGCTAAGTATGTGCAAGATAGCGTAGGCAATTGGCTGAACGATGCCAGTAAATCGAGGCCCGCATTTGTCGCCCAGCTTTGCGACCGATGGAAGGCAGAATCGCCTACTCAGGCAACGCAGAAAATTATAAAGCGAGCCAGAAGAACCATTGACAAGAAGTAA
- a CDS encoding Crp/Fnr family transcriptional regulator has product MNLSNFKIQIRKVTDFSEDECNQFIPHLNRRTIAKNSYFLEPGQLVSEIGFVQTGVLRLFYLQDGKEINNHFFLENDYAVSYLDFLKQRASRYYIQALEDCELLTFSARALQHAYDQSKNWERFGRLISESVYATATNRFESFLFLSAKERYLQMLDDYPRFIQRIPLYHLASYLGIERESLSRIRKELAR; this is encoded by the coding sequence ATGAACCTCAGCAACTTCAAAATACAAATACGGAAGGTCACTGATTTTAGCGAAGACGAGTGTAATCAGTTCATTCCGCACCTCAATCGCCGTACTATTGCTAAGAACAGTTATTTTCTAGAACCGGGACAGTTGGTAAGCGAAATCGGGTTTGTGCAAACAGGAGTACTACGACTATTTTATCTTCAAGACGGTAAGGAAATCAATAACCACTTTTTTCTGGAAAATGACTATGCCGTATCCTACCTAGATTTTCTTAAACAGCGGGCCAGCCGCTACTACATTCAAGCACTGGAAGATTGTGAGCTATTAACCTTTAGTGCCAGGGCCCTTCAACACGCTTACGATCAGTCTAAAAACTGGGAACGCTTCGGGCGACTGATTTCCGAAAGCGTATACGCCACCGCTACCAACCGATTTGAGTCCTTCCTCTTCCTATCTGCCAAAGAGCGGTACTTGCAGATGCTAGACGATTACCCTCGCTTTATTCAACGCATTCCGCTTTACCACTTGGCCTCTTACCTTGGCATCGAGCGTGAAAGCCTCAGCCGCATCCGCAAAGAATTAGCCCGATAG
- a CDS encoding type II toxin-antitoxin system PemK/MazF family toxin, producing MKFEQYRIAIVNLDPTVGSEIKKTRPCVIISPDEMNKHLKTITIAPITPQSKAYPTRVEVTIRNKPNWVVIDQIRTIDKSSITRAVGKLSDAEIAKVKEVIREMFVD from the coding sequence ATGAAGTTTGAGCAATATCGTATCGCTATTGTCAATCTGGATCCTACTGTTGGCAGTGAAATTAAGAAGACACGACCTTGTGTCATCATTTCACCCGATGAAATGAATAAGCATTTAAAAACAATAACGATTGCTCCTATTACTCCTCAATCTAAAGCTTACCCAACCCGGGTGGAGGTAACTATCCGAAATAAGCCAAACTGGGTAGTGATTGATCAGATACGAACTATAGACAAAAGCAGCATCACTCGAGCCGTAGGTAAGCTGAGTGATGCTGAGATCGCCAAAGTAAAAGAAGTCATTCGAGAGATGTTTGTTGATTAA
- a CDS encoding alpha/beta fold hydrolase, with product MIVYFISGLGADEQAFRYIKLPNVEKRFIRWIPPQKRETLKEYTTRLLDQIDTTQPVTLIGLSFGGIVAQELASMIHCERLILISSVKQPEELSPVLRFIRSTRLYRLFPFRWVKPVFSKVAPYWFSALSDRHRALLKVTIDETDDTFAEWAIEAIMLWKGSSVERPVIHLHGTHDRIFPVRHLHNYVPVKRGGHFMIVTHAKPISQLLQKYVKPALI from the coding sequence ATGATCGTATATTTCATTAGTGGACTAGGAGCCGACGAGCAGGCATTCCGGTATATTAAGCTGCCGAATGTAGAGAAGCGATTTATCCGTTGGATACCTCCTCAGAAAAGAGAAACACTCAAAGAGTATACTACTCGTTTATTAGATCAAATTGATACCACTCAGCCCGTCACGTTAATTGGTTTATCATTTGGTGGTATTGTAGCTCAAGAATTAGCCAGTATGATCCACTGCGAACGACTGATTTTGATTTCTAGTGTGAAGCAACCTGAGGAGCTAAGTCCGGTATTACGCTTTATTCGGAGTACGCGTCTCTATCGCTTGTTTCCCTTCCGCTGGGTAAAGCCAGTGTTTAGTAAAGTAGCTCCTTACTGGTTCAGCGCGCTATCGGATCGTCACCGGGCGTTGCTTAAAGTTACTATTGATGAAACTGATGACACCTTCGCTGAGTGGGCCATTGAAGCGATTATGCTTTGGAAAGGCAGTTCGGTCGAACGACCAGTAATTCATTTGCACGGCACCCACGACCGTATTTTCCCAGTAAGGCACTTGCACAATTATGTGCCCGTAAAGAGGGGCGGACATTTTATGATTGTTACCCATGCCAAACCGATAAGCCAACTACTGCAAAAGTACGTAAAACCAGCGTTGATATGA
- a CDS encoding AbrB/MazE/SpoVT family DNA-binding domain-containing protein: METSIIKIGNSRGLRLNKLILEKYQFQDKVELELKDDHIVIRPVQKPRQNWEAAFQEMHEAGDDELLIDDMFEDDIWD; encoded by the coding sequence ATGGAAACTTCTATCATAAAAATAGGCAACTCGAGGGGCTTGCGGCTCAATAAATTGATTTTGGAAAAGTATCAGTTTCAGGATAAAGTGGAATTAGAGTTAAAGGATGATCACATTGTAATTAGGCCTGTTCAAAAACCTCGGCAGAATTGGGAAGCAGCTTTTCAGGAAATGCATGAAGCGGGGGATGACGAACTGCTCATTGACGATATGTTTGAAGACGATATCTGGGATTAA
- a CDS encoding SDR family oxidoreductase yields the protein MKSKVLVLGSTGLIGRIVTQQLVTDDFLVKVLARNPAKAEKMFGNQVEIISGDAINRENLKAALTDCEQVHISLSQPAELVAVRHVVSLTTELSLQKISYVSGSTVSEENNFFPMIKDKLEAEQLIQGSGVPYQIFKPTIFREALANFVNNGRASVLGKQTRPYHLVSGQEFARLVSQELLKEENFYQKIFGKQSVTLNKALEEYCTQHHPQIKKVTNLPYGIAKFIAWLTRTPTLKEAANFFAYLEKVGEGYPEEKQSTISKQSGRLGLVAA from the coding sequence ATGAAAAGCAAGGTATTAGTTCTCGGCAGCACTGGTCTTATTGGTCGTATCGTCACTCAGCAGTTAGTTACGGATGATTTTTTGGTAAAAGTCTTGGCTCGTAATCCAGCGAAAGCTGAAAAGATGTTTGGCAACCAAGTTGAAATTATTTCGGGTGATGCTATTAACCGTGAGAACCTGAAAGCAGCACTGACAGATTGCGAGCAGGTTCACATCAGTTTGAGCCAACCGGCGGAGCTAGTTGCTGTGCGGCACGTAGTTTCGCTAACAACCGAACTTTCACTGCAAAAAATATCCTACGTATCGGGCTCTACCGTTTCGGAAGAAAATAACTTTTTCCCTATGATAAAGGATAAGCTTGAGGCGGAGCAGTTAATTCAAGGTTCGGGAGTGCCCTATCAGATTTTTAAACCTACTATTTTTCGGGAAGCACTGGCTAATTTTGTGAATAACGGACGGGCTTCCGTTTTGGGAAAACAAACTCGGCCCTATCATTTAGTTTCGGGACAAGAGTTTGCCCGACTAGTTTCGCAGGAGCTTTTGAAAGAAGAGAATTTTTACCAGAAGATTTTTGGTAAGCAATCGGTCACCTTAAATAAGGCTCTAGAAGAATATTGTACTCAGCACCATCCGCAGATTAAAAAGGTAACAAATTTGCCCTACGGCATAGCAAAGTTTATTGCTTGGCTTACCCGAACCCCAACTCTTAAAGAAGCTGCTAATTTTTTTGCTTATTTAGAAAAGGTGGGTGAGGGTTATCCGGAAGAAAAACAGAGTACGATTTCTAAACAGTCAGGGCGGTTAGGATTAGTAGCTGCCTGA